Proteins from one Tenrec ecaudatus isolate mTenEca1 chromosome 8, mTenEca1.hap1, whole genome shotgun sequence genomic window:
- the FDFT1 gene encoding squalene synthase isoform X1, with protein sequence MAAATCSTKAMVLFKRTFALSPAAAPRGAGPAAPPRGSPFPPGVCKDWPWGEGGVCGRLRSPCTVRRLSSHSSSSTSPVAVCLLCPQDSLRSSLKTCYKYLNETSRSFAVVIQGLDGEMRHAVCIFYLVLRALDTVEDDMSISTEKKVPLLHNFHTFLYDPDWRFMESKEKHRQVLEDFPTISLEFRNLAEKYQTVIVDICRKMGFGMAEFLEKHITSIEEWDKYCHYVAGLVGIGISQLLSASELEDPIVGKDTKLANSLGLFLQKTNIIRDFLEDLQEGRQFWPQEVCSRYVKKMSDFTKPENFDLAVQCLNELITNALQHLPDVITYLSRLRNQSIFNFCAIPQVMGIATLAACYNNKQVFKGVVKIRKGQAVALMMDATNMPAVKAMIFQSVEQIYHQIPNSDPSSDKTRQIISTLKTQRLSDCQVISRSHFSPIYLSFFMLLAALSWQYLSMLSQVSEDYVQTGEH encoded by the exons ATGGCCGCAGCCACCTGCAGCACCAAGGCCATGGTCCTTTTCAAGCGGACTTTTGCCCTGAGCCCTGCGGCGGCGCCTCGGGGCGCGGGCCCGGCGGCTCCCCCGCGGGGCAGCCCCTTCCCGCCGGGCGTCTGCAAGGACTGGCCGTGGGGCGAGGGCGGCGTGTGTGGCCGGCTCCGGAGCCCGTGCACAGTGCGACGGCTGTCATCCCATTCCAGCAGCTCAACTTCTCCCGTCGCCGTGTGTCTGCTATGCCCGCAGGACTCGCTGAGGAGCAGCTTGAAAACGTGTTACAAGTATCTGAACGAGACCAGCCGGAGCTTCGCCGTTGTTATCCAGGGACTGGACGGGGAAATGCG CCATGCAGTATGCATATTTtatttggttctcagagctctagACACCGTTGAAGATGACATGTCCATTAGTACGGAAAAAAAGGTCCCGTTGCTACACAACTTTCACACTTTCCTTTATGATCCAGACTGGCGCTTCATGGAGAGCAAGGAGAAGCATCGACAAGTGCTCGAGGATTTTCCAACG ATCTCTCTGGAGTTTAGAAATCTGGCTGAGAAATACCAAACAGTGATTGTTGACATTTGCCGGAAGATGGGATTTGGGATGGCAGAGTTTTTGGAAAAACACATCACCTCTATAGAGGAGTGGGACAAG TACTGTCACTACGTTGCTGGCCTGGTGGGAATTGGCATTTCCCAGCTGTTGTCAGCTTCAGAGTTGGAAGACCCCATAGTTGGTAAAGATACAAAGCTTGCCAACTCTTTGGGGCTGTTTCTGCAGAAAACAAACATCATTCGTGATTTTCTGGAAGACTtgcaagaaggaagacaattttgGCCTCAAGAG GTTTGTAGCAGGTATGTTAAAAAGATGAGTGATTTCACTAAACCAGAGAACTTTGACTTGGCTGTCCAGTGCCTGAATGAACTTATAACCAATGCATTACAACACTTGCCAGATGTCATCACCTACCTTTCAAGACTTAGAAACCAAAGCATCTTTAACTTCTGCGCCATCCCACAG GTCATGGGCATTGCTACGTTGGCTGCCTGCTATAATAATAAGCAGGTGTTCAAAGGGGTCGTGAAGATTCGCAAAGGGCAAGCAGTCGCACTAATGATGGACGCCACTAACATGCCAGCTGTCAAAGCAATGATATTCCAGTCTGTAGAGCAG ATTTACCATCAAATCCCCAACTCGGACCCATCTTCTGATAAAACAAGGCAGATCATCTCTACTTTGAAGACACAGAGGCTTTCTGACTGTCAGGTGATCTCCCGAAGCCACTTCTCTCCCATTTACCTGTCCTTTTTCATGCTCCTGGCTGCCCTGAGCTGGCAGTATCTGAGCATGCTATCCCAGGTCTCCGAAGACTATGTTCAGACTGGAGAACATTGA
- the FDFT1 gene encoding squalene synthase isoform X2, protein MEFVKCLGRPEEFYNLLRFQMGGSRKVMPKTDQDSLRSSLKTCYKYLNETSRSFAVVIQGLDGEMRHAVCIFYLVLRALDTVEDDMSISTEKKVPLLHNFHTFLYDPDWRFMESKEKHRQVLEDFPTISLEFRNLAEKYQTVIVDICRKMGFGMAEFLEKHITSIEEWDKYCHYVAGLVGIGISQLLSASELEDPIVGKDTKLANSLGLFLQKTNIIRDFLEDLQEGRQFWPQEVCSRYVKKMSDFTKPENFDLAVQCLNELITNALQHLPDVITYLSRLRNQSIFNFCAIPQVMGIATLAACYNNKQVFKGVVKIRKGQAVALMMDATNMPAVKAMIFQSVEQIYHQIPNSDPSSDKTRQIISTLKTQRLSDCQVISRSHFSPIYLSFFMLLAALSWQYLSMLSQVSEDYVQTGEH, encoded by the exons GACTCGCTGAGGAGCAGCTTGAAAACGTGTTACAAGTATCTGAACGAGACCAGCCGGAGCTTCGCCGTTGTTATCCAGGGACTGGACGGGGAAATGCG CCATGCAGTATGCATATTTtatttggttctcagagctctagACACCGTTGAAGATGACATGTCCATTAGTACGGAAAAAAAGGTCCCGTTGCTACACAACTTTCACACTTTCCTTTATGATCCAGACTGGCGCTTCATGGAGAGCAAGGAGAAGCATCGACAAGTGCTCGAGGATTTTCCAACG ATCTCTCTGGAGTTTAGAAATCTGGCTGAGAAATACCAAACAGTGATTGTTGACATTTGCCGGAAGATGGGATTTGGGATGGCAGAGTTTTTGGAAAAACACATCACCTCTATAGAGGAGTGGGACAAG TACTGTCACTACGTTGCTGGCCTGGTGGGAATTGGCATTTCCCAGCTGTTGTCAGCTTCAGAGTTGGAAGACCCCATAGTTGGTAAAGATACAAAGCTTGCCAACTCTTTGGGGCTGTTTCTGCAGAAAACAAACATCATTCGTGATTTTCTGGAAGACTtgcaagaaggaagacaattttgGCCTCAAGAG GTTTGTAGCAGGTATGTTAAAAAGATGAGTGATTTCACTAAACCAGAGAACTTTGACTTGGCTGTCCAGTGCCTGAATGAACTTATAACCAATGCATTACAACACTTGCCAGATGTCATCACCTACCTTTCAAGACTTAGAAACCAAAGCATCTTTAACTTCTGCGCCATCCCACAG GTCATGGGCATTGCTACGTTGGCTGCCTGCTATAATAATAAGCAGGTGTTCAAAGGGGTCGTGAAGATTCGCAAAGGGCAAGCAGTCGCACTAATGATGGACGCCACTAACATGCCAGCTGTCAAAGCAATGATATTCCAGTCTGTAGAGCAG ATTTACCATCAAATCCCCAACTCGGACCCATCTTCTGATAAAACAAGGCAGATCATCTCTACTTTGAAGACACAGAGGCTTTCTGACTGTCAGGTGATCTCCCGAAGCCACTTCTCTCCCATTTACCTGTCCTTTTTCATGCTCCTGGCTGCCCTGAGCTGGCAGTATCTGAGCATGCTATCCCAGGTCTCCGAAGACTATGTTCAGACTGGAGAACATTGA